Proteins from a single region of Lelliottia sp. JS-SCA-14:
- a CDS encoding ABC transporter ATP-binding protein, with protein MSLISMHGAWLSFSDAPLLDDTELHIEDNERVCLVGRNGAGKSTLMKILNREQGLDDGRIVYEQDLIVSRLQQDPPRNVAGSVYDFVAEGISEQAEYLKGYHDISHLVMTDPSEKNLNEMARLQDLLDHHGLWQLEDRINEVLEQLGLEADMALASLSGGWLRKAALGRALVCGPKVLLLDEPTNHLDIETIDWLEGFLKTFNGTIIFISHDRSFIRNMATRIVDLDRGKLVTYPGDYDTYLLEKEENLRVEELQNAEFDRKLAQEEVWIRQGIKARRTRNEGRVRALKAMRNERSERREVMGSAKMQVEEASRSGKIVFEMENVNYQIDGKVLVTDFSAQVQRGDKIALIGPNGCGKSTLLKLMLGQLQADSGRVHCGTKLEVAYFDQHRTELDPDRTVMDNLAEGKQEVMVNGKPRHVLGYLQDFLFHPKRAMTPVRALSGGERNRLLLARLFLKPSNLLILDEPTNDLDVETLELLEELIDGYQGTVMLVSHDRQFVDNTVTECWIFEGEGRIGQYVGGYQDARGQQAQSLATKQSKSKTGSQTPVAKAETVKKSTVKMSYNLQRELEGLPQRLEELEANLGTLQAQVADASFFSQPHDYTQKILAELSQAEKALEEAFERWEYLEALKNGA; from the coding sequence ATGTCATTAATTAGCATGCACGGCGCATGGCTGTCATTCAGCGATGCGCCACTTCTCGACGATACAGAACTGCACATCGAAGACAACGAACGCGTCTGTCTGGTAGGCCGTAACGGCGCGGGTAAATCCACGCTGATGAAGATCCTCAACCGTGAGCAGGGTCTGGACGATGGTCGTATCGTTTACGAGCAGGATCTGATCGTTTCCCGTCTGCAACAGGATCCACCGCGCAACGTGGCGGGCAGCGTCTACGATTTTGTCGCCGAAGGGATCTCCGAGCAGGCCGAGTATCTGAAGGGCTATCACGATATTTCGCATCTGGTGATGACCGATCCGAGCGAAAAAAATCTCAACGAGATGGCGCGTCTGCAGGACCTGCTGGATCACCACGGTCTGTGGCAACTGGAAGATCGCATCAATGAAGTGCTGGAGCAGCTTGGTCTTGAAGCCGATATGGCGCTGGCGTCCCTGTCGGGCGGCTGGCTGCGTAAAGCGGCGCTGGGCCGCGCGCTGGTTTGCGGGCCAAAAGTGCTGCTGCTCGATGAGCCGACGAACCACCTGGACATCGAAACTATCGACTGGCTGGAAGGGTTCCTGAAAACCTTCAACGGCACCATTATCTTTATCTCCCACGACCGTTCGTTTATTCGCAACATGGCGACCCGCATTGTCGATCTCGATCGCGGCAAGCTGGTCACCTATCCAGGCGATTACGACACCTATCTGCTGGAGAAAGAAGAAAACCTGCGCGTGGAAGAGCTGCAAAACGCCGAGTTCGACCGTAAGCTGGCGCAGGAAGAGGTCTGGATCCGTCAGGGCATCAAAGCACGTCGTACCCGTAACGAAGGCCGCGTGCGCGCCCTGAAAGCGATGCGTAACGAACGCAGCGAGCGCCGCGAAGTGATGGGCAGCGCGAAGATGCAGGTAGAAGAAGCGTCTCGCTCCGGCAAGATTGTCTTCGAAATGGAAAACGTCAATTACCAGATCGATGGCAAAGTGCTGGTGACCGATTTCTCCGCTCAGGTTCAGCGTGGCGACAAAATCGCCCTGATTGGCCCGAACGGCTGTGGTAAATCCACGCTGCTGAAACTGATGCTCGGCCAGCTGCAGGCTGACAGCGGTCGCGTTCACTGCGGGACCAAACTGGAAGTGGCCTATTTCGACCAGCACCGTACTGAGCTGGATCCGGACAGAACCGTGATGGACAACCTGGCGGAAGGGAAGCAAGAGGTGATGGTTAACGGTAAACCGCGCCACGTGCTGGGCTACCTGCAGGACTTCCTGTTCCATCCTAAACGCGCCATGACGCCGGTTCGCGCGTTGTCCGGCGGGGAACGTAACCGCCTGCTGCTGGCGCGTCTGTTCCTGAAGCCAAGTAACTTATTGATTCTCGATGAACCGACCAACGATCTGGATGTCGAAACTCTGGAACTGCTGGAAGAGCTGATCGACGGCTATCAGGGCACCGTGATGCTGGTCAGCCACGACCGTCAGTTTGTGGATAACACCGTGACCGAGTGCTGGATTTTTGAAGGCGAAGGCCGGATTGGTCAATATGTCGGCGGCTATCAGGATGCGCGCGGGCAGCAGGCGCAATCTTTGGCGACTAAACAGTCAAAATCCAAAACTGGATCGCAAACTCCTGTCGCAAAAGCAGAAACTGTCAAAAAATCGACGGTCAAAATGAGCTATAACCTGCAGCGCGAACTGGAAGGGTTGCCGCAACGTCTGGAAGAGCTGGAAGCGAATCTGGGTACATTGCAGGCTCAGGTTGCTGATGCCTCCTTCTTTAGCCAGCCACACGACTATACTCAGAAAATATTGGCGGAGCTTTCCCAGGCTGAAAAGGCGCTGGAAGAAGCATTTGAGCGCTGGGAGTACCTTGAGGCTCTCAAAAACGGCGCATAA